CTCGTCCTTTATTGCTCTGCCAGAGATGTACATCCAGGGCCAGATGATAATATGGGCAGAGAACTTGAACATGTAAGCGTTAGAACGTGCACAGGTCAACTAATGTGAagggaagcagaaaagagaagtTGTTGGCattcttgtgtttcttttctgtgcttaacttaaaaaaaataattttgaaataattccaGGCATGGCAAATCAATGGAGAAGTAAATGTTGATAAGTAAGAAAAACCACCTTTACTGAAAAGTTTAGTGATTTACATGCGAAGGAGTAAGCATTCATATTTACACGAGCAGATGTAGCACATCGGTTACCGGTTAGACCAGTCGGGGAAAGATGCTTATGTGGTAAAAGGTGACAAATGAAAGCCATTTCAGAAttaccacaagaaaaaaaaatgaacttacactttgtttatgtatatgagaacatttttattttcactttcaagGAAATATTACATTCTTAAAAGTCTAGGCAATTTCCATCACCTTGGTCACATTTCTACTTTCAGAAGATATTTACTTGGGGCTTAGTGCGGTCTGGAGAGGTTTCATGACATACCTGCAGTTTTCTGAGAACTTGTTTACACAGGATATTGCTTTGAAAAGCTGAGTGTAATTAATTTTCTGAGAGGCATGTATTAAAACATGTGATAAACACTTTTTTTGCAGGTTAAATTGATTTGAAGAtagtttgaaggaaaaaaatgtagaaaataaatgtagCTTTGATTGAAAATACAAGTTTCCACCCAGCATTGGTATCTGCTCACCCCTACAAGTCAGGTCTTTCTTCAGCAAAGGCTCCTTGTGTGTCAAGGTCCATTGCTAGAAGCATCTCCTGGACCATGGTCCCATCATCAGCTTCTCGAGTGCTTCTTTCTCGAGTGTGTTCAAGTTGTGTTGTTAACCTTTTATGTCTTACTGTCTTTCAGACATTAGTCTTTCTGGGGATATTGAAGACCAGTCTTCCAGACCGAACTCCAATAACCCCCTCTGACATCTTAGTTCCTGACCATGGACCTTTCTTTAGAATTAGGAAGATGTGCAGAACAGCTCAGGTGTACCTGTTCCTAGCCAGGAGCTGTGATAGGTATGGGGGTGAAAAGTGAAGATTGCCCACTGCCTGTCTTTCAGGAGCTGCTGGCCTTCCCGTCACATTTCAGAACCACCAGGTGAGCCTTCTTACTCCCTCCTTGTTGGCCTCTGTGTagcctctccctcctgcctggtTGTTTGGGTCCTGCCCTTTCTCCTTGTGTGCTGTTGTTATGCCagtgtttttctttgtatctaGCCAACACATTCTCTACACTGAGGAATACAATGTGTCACTCAATTCTTCAAGTAGACTtctgaattaaagaaaagcaatttaaaatactCAATTCTATTTTCTTAAATTACTCAGTCACAAGTAACAGTGGAACAGAGATcacatatacatattattatGTGAGTGGTTAATTTGGGCACAACTAGGACCCCTTAGTTGCTtgactaatttaaaaaatcacttatAATTAATTGGTGAGTTATTTTTAACCTTGAAAGTTACATAATCATAATCATCTTTGAAAACAGCACAGGGGACCATCTACAGGTTTGTGACAGATTTATGTGTCTTAAGAATTGTTTTGGAACAAGTATTAGAGTTGAAACTTAGAACAATCATATTCTTGCctaggaaaaaagcaaaaaaagatgtttttttcCACCTACCCCTAGAAACACAAAGGTTTCTTATAGCTTATCTGTAAAAAATTGGAATTTCAGATCtgtggaaagaaagaatacagaaaatgtcataaaactaaaatatttttctcgATCAATACAATGATTTTATTTCTCAGAAACATGCACACCACAATGTAGTTTCATCAGGgaactctgcttttctctttttttcataatTCCTGActcccaaagaaggaaagaaatctagaaagaaagtaaggaagaaagaatgataaaaggaaagaaaaagccacTGTAGATGTGCTTTCAAGagacaaggaaaaataaacattgatTGTTAAATAATGACCGCTTTTAATATCTTAAAAAGTACCTCAATCCCCACCCTTATCTGCTCCAACTAAACTGCTTTTCCCAAACACATTCCACACTTGGCTGAGCcccatctttcctttccttagTACTACACTGGTTTTTTTATTGCTTGTTTAAAGCACAGAGGATTGCAACTACATTTGGATTAAATAAGATTTTTCTGAGATGTTCTTTGTAATTTAACTACCACATACAGCATCATGTTAGGAAAGAGTGCTTTTTAAGACTAACAAATAGCTTGCTCGGATATAGACTGCATTAAACTAGAAAATGCTTAATAACAAGATGCTCGATGTGGGGAGTTTACATCCATCATCATTAATGTACAGTTTTACTCAGAATATGGGCTTTGAGGATTTTTATGACTGTAGAGCTCAATTCCTTCTGAAGTGTTAGTCAGCCCTTTCATCTTTAACACATGAAGGACATACATAATTATTGACATAATTATTCTAGCTGGCAAATAAATTCTATTTAGTTCATGACTACCACTTAGATTTAATATGACTTATGTCCATCAGGTGGTTCATTATTTTGGGCCATGAAAGTCCTCAATTCAATTAACTAGTTTCTTACTGGATAGCAGTTGGCCTGCTCCTTTTACATCTGCTTGGCGTATACAGCTGTCCTCAGTGCTACATCTTAGTATCCCACTCACTGTGAAGCTTTGCCCTCTAACATTTTTTTCAGGGTATCCTTTACCTCTGTGTTTCTCAGGCTATAGATGAGAGGGTTAAGCATGGGAATTACAAGACTATAAAACACAGAGATCACGTTGCTATACCTCCATGAATTCCCTGTTTTTGGTTGCTGCAGgtacataaaaaataatgttCCATAGAAGATGGTGACCACAGTGAGGTGAGAGGCACAGGTGGAGAATGCTTTACATTTGCCCTGGGAAGACTGAATTTTTATAATAGAGACCAGGATGCAGATGTAGGAGATGAGGATGGTCATGAGGGATCCAGTGAGATTCACTGCTGAGAAGATCAGGAGCTGCCTCTCTTTGTTGTGGGTATCAGAGCAGGAGAGTGCAAGGAGAGGGGGGTCGGCACAATAGAAGTGGTGGATCACATTGGTGTTGCAGAAAGACAGCTGGAAAGTCAGTATTGTCTGTATCACAGAGTTCAGGAAGCCGTAGGTGTAGACGCCTACCACCAACTCCTTACAGACCCGTTGTGTCATGATGGCTGTGTAGATCAGGGGGTTGCAGATGGCCAtgtagcggtcataggccatggtaGCCAAGAGGAAGCATTCAGTAGTGGAAAAAGCACTGGAAAAGTACAGCTGAGCAAAACAGCCTGAAAAGGAGATGGTTTTTTTCTTCACCAATAAATTTTGCAGCATTTTGGGCCCAATAGAAGATGAATAACAGAGATCGATGAAAGCCAGGTGACTGAGGAAAtagtacatgggtgtgtgaagTCGTGAGTCTGCCTTGATGAGCAGGATCATGCCAAAGTTTCCCACCAGGGTGATTAGATAAATCACCAGGAATACCACAAAGAGGGGGAGCTGAAGCTCAGGGCGATCTGTGAATCCCATGAGGACAAATTCTGTCACGGTGGTGCGATTACCTCTTGCCATTTTGTTCTTTTACCTGGTGAGAAGAAATATGACTTAAAATGATcagataattaaaaatgtaagctcATTGTGTTTCCATCCTAGCATCAGATGATAAAAATTAGGCATTTCATAAAGACCTAAACAGTTGGAACTGATTTCTTTTTGGAACCATGGCATGAGTCTCCTCGGCTCAATTTTCAAGTTTACAGTCATGTCTTCAATTTAATTCTGGACTCCACCTAAGGCCAGACATCCCACCTGACTCTGGGATGGAGAGTGAGTACCACATTGCTCTTGCTTTTGTGGGTCTGCTGGAAGGACTCACAAGGAAGAATGACCTATGGATGGTTAGAGATGCACTAAGTACTTTGGACACTTGTGGAAGAGACTGAATGTGGAAGGTGGCAGGAGATGATGTATTCACTAATTTTTACCCATGAGCCAAATGCCCACTGCCCATCTTTGTTGTGTCAGATACTATGGAAAATGAAGTGGTCATGAAGACGAAGAAAAGTATGTCTGCTGAGAGGGTGCTCAGAGGCTGGTAGGATAAACATGTATGTAAATAATTAGTTACAGTTCAGT
The sequence above is drawn from the Peromyscus leucopus breed LL Stock chromosome 1, UCI_PerLeu_2.1, whole genome shotgun sequence genome and encodes:
- the LOC114710429 gene encoding olfactory receptor 1030-like encodes the protein MARGNRTTVTEFVLMGFTDRPELQLPLFVVFLVIYLITLVGNFGMILLIKADSRLHTPMYYFLSHLAFIDLCYSSSIGPKMLQNLLVKKKTISFSGCFAQLYFSSAFSTTECFLLATMAYDRYMAICNPLIYTAIMTQRVCKELVVGVYTYGFLNSVIQTILTFQLSFCNTNVIHHFYCADPPLLALSCSDTHNKERQLLIFSAVNLTGSLMTILISYICILVSIIKIQSSQGKCKAFSTCASHLTVVTIFYGTLFFMYLQQPKTGNSWRYSNVISVFYSLVIPMLNPLIYSLRNTEVKDTLKKMLEGKASQ